The following are encoded together in the Bacteroidetes bacterium SB0662_bin_6 genome:
- a CDS encoding bifunctional 4'-phosphopantothenoylcysteine decarboxylase/phosphopantothenoylcysteine synthetase: MHILTNKKILLGVSGSVAAYRAPELARRLAEHGAEVRAVLTEGGAKLISPLL; encoded by the coding sequence ATGCACATTCTCACGAATAAGAAGATCCTGCTGGGCGTGAGCGGCAGCGTCGCCGCGTACCGTGCCCCGGAACTGGCCCGCCGGCTGGCCGAGCATGGCGCCGAGGTTCGCGCGGTCCTGACCGAAGGCGGCGCGAAGCTGATTTCCCCGCTTCTGA
- the radC gene encoding DNA repair protein RadC: MAGSRISQWPSSTRPRERFLNEGVDRVSDAELLCLLLGSGAAGMSALELAQELLVRFGGMRGVFAATPRELSGVRGIGAAKATVIAAARESYARSLKEKITTGRRLSNSADSERFLLARLRDRRYETFCCMFLDCRNRVLAFEEIFHGTLDSAMVYPREIVRRAMERNAAAVILAHNHPNVAVTDMLRRRHCSLSTIVKPEPNAT; the protein is encoded by the coding sequence ATGGCCGGTTCAAGGATTAGCCAGTGGCCGAGTTCCACCCGACCCCGGGAACGGTTCCTGAACGAGGGAGTCGATCGCGTGTCGGACGCCGAACTGCTGTGCCTTCTTCTGGGATCGGGCGCCGCCGGCATGTCGGCGCTGGAACTTGCGCAGGAGTTGCTGGTGCGCTTCGGCGGCATGCGCGGGGTATTCGCGGCCACGCCCCGCGAACTCTCCGGAGTGCGCGGAATCGGCGCGGCCAAGGCCACCGTGATCGCGGCGGCCCGCGAGAGCTACGCCCGGTCGCTGAAGGAAAAGATCACGACAGGCCGCCGGCTGAGCAATTCGGCCGACAGCGAGCGCTTTCTGCTGGCCCGGCTGCGGGACCGCCGCTACGAGACCTTTTGCTGCATGTTTCTCGATTGCCGGAACCGGGTGCTGGCCTTTGAAGAGATCTTTCACGGCACCCTCGACAGCGCCATGGTCTATCCGCGGGAAATCGTGCGGCGCGCGATGGAACGCAATGCGGCGGCGGTCATCCTTGCCCACAACCACCCAAATGTTGCGGTCACAGATATGTTGCGAAGGCGGCATTGCTCATTGTCGACCATAGTAAAACCCGAACCAAACGCAACATAA